A portion of the Pseudoalteromonas luteoviolacea genome contains these proteins:
- the lpdA gene encoding dihydrolipoyl dehydrogenase, whose product MSNEIKTQVVVLGGGPGGYSAAFRAADLGLDVTLIESRDTLGGVCLNVGCIPSKALLHVAKVIDDAAEMASHGVTFGAPQIDLDKIRTWKESVIGQLTGGLAGMSKMRKVNVVNGYGKFTGSNTIAVEGADGTKTVTFDNAIIAAGSQPVSLPFIPQDERIIDSTGALELKDVPGKLLVLGGGIIGLEMGTVYRALGSDIDVVEFADQLVPAADKDIIKVYQKYVKNKFNVMLSTKVVAVEAKEDGIYVSFEGKQAPEGQVRYDKVLVAVGRTPNGKLLDADKAGVAVDERGFINTDKQMKTNVDHIFAIGDIVGQPMLAHKAVHEAHVAAEVISGKKHYFDPKCIPSIAYTDPEIAWVGVTEKEAKEQGLKIETAVFPWAASGRAIASARTEGQTKLIFDKESGRVIGGAMVGINAGEMLGEIGLAVEMGADAEDVALTIHAHPTLNESIGLAAEIFEGSITDLPNKKAVKKK is encoded by the coding sequence ATGAGCAACGAAATCAAAACTCAAGTTGTTGTACTAGGCGGTGGTCCTGGTGGTTACTCTGCAGCATTCCGTGCAGCAGACCTAGGTTTAGATGTTACATTGATTGAATCTCGCGATACCCTAGGTGGTGTTTGCTTGAACGTAGGTTGTATTCCTTCAAAAGCACTTCTTCACGTCGCTAAGGTTATCGACGATGCAGCTGAAATGGCTTCTCACGGTGTTACTTTCGGTGCTCCACAAATCGATTTAGACAAAATCCGTACTTGGAAAGAGTCTGTAATCGGTCAACTTACTGGCGGCCTAGCTGGTATGTCTAAAATGCGTAAAGTTAACGTAGTTAACGGTTACGGTAAATTCACAGGTTCTAACACCATCGCTGTTGAAGGCGCTGACGGCACTAAGACTGTGACGTTTGACAATGCAATCATCGCAGCAGGTTCACAACCAGTCAGCCTTCCGTTCATCCCACAAGATGAGCGTATCATTGATTCAACAGGTGCACTTGAGCTTAAAGACGTCCCTGGCAAACTACTTGTACTAGGTGGTGGTATCATCGGTCTTGAGATGGGTACTGTTTACCGTGCGCTAGGTTCTGATATCGACGTTGTTGAATTTGCTGATCAGCTAGTACCTGCTGCTGACAAAGACATCATCAAGGTTTACCAGAAGTACGTTAAGAACAAGTTCAACGTAATGCTTTCTACGAAAGTAGTTGCTGTTGAAGCGAAAGAAGACGGTATCTACGTTTCATTCGAAGGTAAGCAAGCACCTGAAGGCCAAGTACGTTACGACAAAGTATTGGTTGCTGTTGGTCGTACACCAAACGGTAAGCTACTTGACGCTGACAAAGCTGGCGTTGCTGTTGACGAGCGTGGCTTCATCAACACTGACAAGCAAATGAAAACAAACGTTGATCACATCTTTGCGATTGGTGACATCGTTGGTCAGCCTATGCTTGCGCACAAAGCGGTACACGAAGCACACGTTGCTGCAGAGGTTATCTCTGGTAAGAAGCACTACTTCGATCCTAAGTGTATCCCTTCAATCGCTTACACAGATCCAGAAATTGCATGGGTTGGTGTAACTGAGAAAGAAGCGAAAGAGCAAGGTCTTAAGATTGAAACTGCGGTATTCCCGTGGGCAGCATCTGGCCGTGCAATTGCTTCAGCACGTACTGAAGGTCAAACTAAGCTTATCTTTGATAAAGAGTCAGGCCGTGTTATCGGTGGTGCAATGGTTGGTATCAACGCAGGTGAAATGCTTGGTGAAATCGGCCTAGCGGTAGAGATGGGTGCAGACGCAGAAGACGTTGCACTAACTATCCACGCTCACCCAACACTGAACGAGTCAATCGGTCTTGCTGCTGAAATTTTCGAAGGTTCAATCACTGACCTGCCAAATAAAAAAGCGGTTAAGAAGAAGTAA